The following proteins are co-located in the Panthera uncia isolate 11264 chromosome F1, Puncia_PCG_1.0, whole genome shotgun sequence genome:
- the FAM220A gene encoding LOW QUALITY PROTEIN: protein FAM220A (The sequence of the model RefSeq protein was modified relative to this genomic sequence to represent the inferred CDS: inserted 1 base in 1 codon; deleted 4 bases in 3 codons; substituted 1 base at 1 genomic stop codon), with product MGSLQGADPQAAHLLRPGLAAARQLPLYVYIVASMMLNVRLQVHTEIHSADWQRRVVRLPHHRTRSMRDRVGALGGYLGKVKGAGEDSDKLLCGLEGAQGERPCPNSWMHTPCVQVDGNSQNELSTEVKNAEVNLSLHNGNKALPCLKESLRSSASAGAXSKTVDLSCAPTGEHRAGVSCGGVVVALVRGWPGGGPRASDXHTEWCHKGEPWGSGLPCLQKRPEMGISEEEAPNALLEGRGSEWERSGLHLLLSTLLHACPEAFLNDETECVFLGHSKPAFSEQTESKKTLSGTSTSTDLQITLGLLLALPALEGANPVCHS from the exons ATGGGGTCTTTGCAAGGGGCTGACCCGCAGGCTGCTCATCTTCTTCGACCTGGCCTGGCGGCTGCGCGTCAACTTCCCCTCTACGTCTACATCGTGGCTTCCATGATGCTCAACGTCCGTCTGCAGGTTCATACTGAGATCCATTCTGCTGACTGGCAAAGGCGTGTCGTCAGGCTACCACACCACAGAACACGCAGCATGAGGGACAGAGTAGGGGCTCTGGGCGGCTACCTCGGGAAGgtgaagggggcaggggaggactCAGACAAGCTGCTATGTGGCCTTGAAGGAGCACAGGGGGAGCGCCCGTGCCCGAACTCCTGGATGCATACGCCCTGC GTTCAAGTAGATGGAAATTCACAAAATGAGTTATCAACGGAAGTGAAGAATGCTGAGGTCAACCTCTCGCTTCACAATGGCAACAAAGCGCTTCCATGTTTGAAAGAATCATTAAGAAGTTCAGCTTCCGCAGGGGCCTAAAGCAAGACTGTGGATCTGTCCTGTGCTCCTACAGGAGAGCATCGTGCTGGGGTCtcctgtggtggt gtggtggtggctctGGTGAGGGGCTGGCCGGGAGGAGGGCCCAGGGCCAGCG AGCACACAGAATGGTGCCACAAAGGAGAACCTTGGGGGTCAGGACTACCGTGCCTTCAGAAACGGCCAGAAATGGGGATTTCTGAGGAGGAAGCGCCAAATGCTCTTCTAGAAGGGCGAGGCTCTGAGTGGGAAAGGTCTGGCCTGCATCTCCTCCTGTCTACACTGCTCCATGCATGCCCCGAAGCATTCCTGAACGATGAGACAGAATGTGTTTTCCTTGGCCATTCAAAGCCCGCATTTTCAGAGCAAACAGAATCCAAGAAAACGCTTTCA GGCACAAGTACCTCAACTGATCTGCAGATAACACTGGGGTTACTACTGGCTCTACCAGCTTTGGAAGGAGCAAATCCTGTATGCCACAGTTAA